In the genome of Caloranaerobacter ferrireducens, the window GAGATATAGATCAATGCAATTATATGAAAGAAGCTAGAGAAAATAAAAAGTATTTACCTAATGTTAAGCTGTCAGATAATATTAACGTTACTAATGATATAGAAGAAGCTGTTTATAGAAAAAATATAATTTTATTGGCTGTACCATCACATGCTGTTAGAGAGACAATCAAGAAATTTAAAACTCAATTGAAAGAACAGCCTATTTTAGTTAATGTAGCAAAAGGGATAGAAACAGATACTTTGCTTAGAGTTTCAGAGATTGTGAAACAAGAGTTGCCAACTATTGAGTACACTGTTATTTCAGGCCCTTCACATGCTGAAGAGGTTTCTAGAGATATACCGACAGCAGTAGTGGCTGCATCTACAAACAAAAAAACTGCTGAATATATTCAAGAAGTGTTTATGACTCCTAGGTTTAGGGTTTATACAAATCCTGATGTAATAGGTGTAGAACTTGGTGGAGCATTGAAAAATGTAATAGCTTTAGGAGCAGGTATATCAGATGGATTAGGATATGGAGATAATACTAAAGCGGCACTTATGAACAGAGGAATTATTGAAATTTCACGTTTAGGCGAAAAAATGGGAGCAAATAAAAAGACATTTGCTGGTCTTTCAGGAATAGGTGATTTGATTGTTACGTGTACGAGTCTTCATAGTAGAAATAGACGAGCAGGCATTAAAATTGGACAAGGAGCTAGTTTAGAGGAAGCAATTAAATCTGTAGGAATGGTAGTAGAAGGAGTAAGGACAACTAAGGCAGCATATGAACTATCTAGAAAATATAATGTAAAAATGCCGATAACGGAAGAAATTTATGGAGTGCTTTATGAAGGAAAAGATGTTAGATATTCTGTCTTTAATTTAATGATGAGAGATAAAAAACATGAGATGGAAGAAATTGTACAGGAAACGGGATTTAATTGGTAGGGACATCGAAAGGATGTCCTTTTTTTGTTAGCATGTCATATTATTTTAATCTTTTCATATATATATAATGTTAAGAACTAAGTCCAACTTCATATTTTTCTGAAAGAAAAATTATACTAAAAATGGAGATTCTTCAATATATTATATAAAGGGGGGAAAATGGATGAAGAATTTCGATATATACAAAGATATTGCTGAAAGAACGGATGGAGATATATATATTGGAGTTGTAGGACCTGTTAGAACAGGTAAATCAACGTTTATTAAAAGGTTTATGGAATTACTAGTTATACCAAATATAGATAATACATATAGAAAAGAAAGAGCTAATGATGAATTACCACAAAGTGGAGCTGGTAGAACTATAATGACAACTGAACCTAAATTTGTACCAAGTGAAGCTGTTGAATTAACTTTGAAAGATAATGTTAAGTTTAGGGTCAGAATGGTAGATTGCGTAGGATACATAGTAAAAGGGGCTTTAGGACATGAAGAAAATAATATGCCTAGAATGGTTACTACACCATGGTTTGAAAAAGAGATACCATTTGAAGAAGCTGCGGAAATAGGGACTAGAAAAGTTATAACTGATCATTCTACAATTG includes:
- a CDS encoding NAD(P)H-dependent glycerol-3-phosphate dehydrogenase, encoding MTIGVLGGGSWGTALALLLANKGYHVDLWVRDIDQCNYMKEARENKKYLPNVKLSDNINVTNDIEEAVYRKNIILLAVPSHAVRETIKKFKTQLKEQPILVNVAKGIETDTLLRVSEIVKQELPTIEYTVISGPSHAEEVSRDIPTAVVAASTNKKTAEYIQEVFMTPRFRVYTNPDVIGVELGGALKNVIALGAGISDGLGYGDNTKAALMNRGIIEISRLGEKMGANKKTFAGLSGIGDLIVTCTSLHSRNRRAGIKIGQGASLEEAIKSVGMVVEGVRTTKAAYELSRKYNVKMPITEEIYGVLYEGKDVRYSVFNLMMRDKKHEMEEIVQETGFNW